From the Kiloniellales bacterium genome, the window GCCGACCCGGCGGGCGCCGGGGCCCGCTCGCGGTGGCCCTGCGCGACGAGCGGGCCGGCCCCGGCGCACCGCGCATCCTGGCAAAGGGCCAGGGCAAGGTGGCCGAGCAGATCCTCGAGATCGCCTTTGCGCGCGGCATCAAGGTACGGACCGACGCGAGCCTCGCCGAGGTGCTGGCGGCGATCGACGTCGACAGCGAGATCCCGGTCCAGGCGCTGGCCGCGGTCGCCGAGATCCTGACCCACGTCTACCGGGCGAACGGCGCGGCGCCGAGCCCGGGGGACGCCGAGCCCGGCGCGGCGGCCGCCGAGCCCGAGACACCGGGCGCCGGCGCGCCGCCGGGCGGAGAGGCGCCGTGAGCGAGCTTCCGCTCTATCTCAATTTCGTGATGGCCCTGGCCTTCGTGCTCGGCCTGATCGGCGTGGCCGCCTGGCTGGCCCGGCGCTTCGGCCTGGCCGGCCGGCTGGCCCACCGCGCCGGGCCGTCGCACCGGCTCGCGGTGGTCGAGGTCATGCCGCTGGACACCCGGCGCAAGCTCGTCCTGCTGCGGCGCGACGAGAGCGAATACCTCGTGCTGCTCGGGCCTGAACGGGATCTGCTGCTCGACGGCGCGCTGCCCCAGCGCGCGGGCGTTGAGGGAGCCGCGGCGGAATGACCGGGCCCCGCGCAGCCGCCATCGCCCTCACCGGCGCGGTCCTCGGCGTCTGGCTTCTCAGCGCGGCGCCGGCGGCGGCCCAGAGCCTGAACCTGGACTTCGGCGCCGACGTCGGCTCGGCGACCGGGCGGATTCTCCAGCTCGTCGCGCTGATCACCATCCTCTCTCTGGCGCCCTCGATCCTGGTCATGATGACCTCTTTCACCCGGATCGTCGTGGTCTTGTCCTTCCTGCGCAGCGCCATGGGCATTCAGCAGACACCGCCCA encodes:
- a CDS encoding EscU/YscU/HrcU family type III secretion system export apparatus switch protein — protein: MALRDERAGPGAPRILAKGQGKVAEQILEIAFARGIKVRTDASLAEVLAAIDVDSEIPVQALAAVAEILTHVYRANGAAPSPGDAEPGAAAAEPETPGAGAPPGGEAP
- a CDS encoding flagellar biosynthetic protein FliO, whose amino-acid sequence is MSELPLYLNFVMALAFVLGLIGVAAWLARRFGLAGRLAHRAGPSHRLAVVEVMPLDTRRKLVLLRRDESEYLVLLGPERDLLLDGALPQRAGVEGAAAE